One window of the Pieris brassicae chromosome 2, ilPieBrab1.1, whole genome shotgun sequence genome contains the following:
- the LOC123719939 gene encoding fibroblast growth factor receptor substrate 2 → MGCFYSKKEISDLHPNIFRVVNIDEDGSDLCSGQLEITDSDIILYREGRDSTVWPLHSLRRYGFEGDLFSFESGRRCETGEGIYAFRCRRASVLFRTLQQQIQLRNVVHDSVSYPVSRINPSPQSRQTLQASVVHRSSVDNGQPDTVFNNNPILPPLPRNPTPRSPSSADILEVIQPLNGRNQTSTHATNIYQVRNFKREHNNNQSELGDGRHMYSNDLNRDLAMLRKTLRREMALIAIRDIEDETRFLKGRYMENEGGPSNEKTNDTAQKSLQDTGKLHADPVAMQTTINSELSVDQKDSVRDPTRLYVNITPNEQLAIEPVKNDIPITPVTPRPVEYCNLTIGSNPEVNTYANLMIGEMADNIKKRDHNQKFSESDTFMSMSPVEELEVNYAVLDIDTNKETLRTGMQAASPESRSNNSSKNNSTASYSSHARSRMVSQNSIDKGSSTNTLPSLATANIGYTTIDFDKTVALTSVAAAADANLDGRKSRHNSCVIISNACERK, encoded by the exons ATGGGATGTTTTTATAGCAAAAAGGAAATTTCTGACTTGCATCCTAACATATTTCGGGTTGTTAATATTGATGAAGATGGCTCAGACCTATGTTCCGGTCAGTTAGAAATAACAGATTCAGATATAATTCTTTATAGAGAAGGCAGAGATTCAACAGTATGGCCACTACATTCGTTACGAAGATATGGCTTTGAAGgagatttatttagttttgagTCTG GACGGAGGTGTGAAACAGGTGAAGGAATATATGCATTTAGATGCCGAAGAGCATCTGTGCTCTTTAGAACACTACAACAACAAATCCAATTACGGAATGTTGTCCATGATTCAGTGTCATATCCAGTATCAAGAATCAATCCATCTCCTCAGAGCAGACAAACACTTCAAGCTAGTGTGGTACACAGATCTTCAGTGGATAATGGACAACCAGatacagtttttaataataatcctaTTTTGCCACCATTGCCACGTAATCCAACACCCAGGTCTCCATCTAGTGCTGATATATTGGAGGTAATTCAACCTTTGAATGGACGTAACCAAACAAGTACTCATGCTACTAATATTTACCaagtaagaaattttaaaagggAACACAATAACAATCAGTCTGAACTTGGAGATGGGCGACATATGTATTCTAATGATCTTAATAGAGACTTGGCAATGCTTAGAAAAACCTTACGACGTGAAATGGCTTTAATTGCCATCAGAGACATTGAGGATGAGACACGGTTTCTGAAAGGGAGGTATATGGAAAATGAAGGAGGGCCATCAAATGAAAAGACAAATGATACTGCTCAAAAATCACTACAAGATACTGGTAAATTGCATGCTGATCCTGTTGCCATGCAGACCACCATAAATTCTGAGCTGAGTGTTGATCAAAAAGATTCTGTCAGAGATCCTACAAGGctatatgttaatattacaCCAAATGAACAACTTGCCATAGAACCTGTTAAAAATGACATACCTATCACACCAGTTACACCCAGACCAGTAGAGTATTGCAATCTAACTATTGGCTCTAACCCAGAGGTCAACACATATGCTAATCTTATGATTGGTGAAATGGCTGACAACATCAAAAAACGTGATCATAATCAGAAATTTTCTGAATCTGATACTTTTATGTCTATGTCACCAGTAGAGGAATTAGAAGTAAACTATGCTGTGTTAGATATTGATACAAATAAAGAAACTCTACGAACAGGTATGCAAGCAGCAAGCCCTGAGAGTCGATCAAATAATAGTTCTAAGAATAATAGTACTGCATCTTATTCGTCACATGCAAGGAGCCGAATGGTATCACAAAATAGTATAGATAAAGGTTCAAGTACAAATACTCTACCATCATTAGCCACAGCTAACATAGGTTATACTACTATCGATTTTGACAAAACAGTGGCATTAACTTCAGTTGCGGCAGCAGCTGATGCAAATCTTGATGGTCGTAAAAGCAGACATAACTCATgtgttattatttcaaatgcTTGTGAAAggaagtaa
- the LOC123719940 gene encoding uncharacterized protein LOC123719940 isoform X2 yields the protein MWRFGLILLLVTASKQFSLSDFEVPDYMKAGGDVPLKCGYELKSNESDKGFFVKWWWSPMNGSSEERSLIYQRIVGHPPDALRHNIEIVQGDDILLRNVTVKDSGVYECEVSNIVDEVRQYEPLIVFSEGTGVELEFSTVEDGPDTDDDEDVFVTCEALGVAPYPDLTFTVDGEAVNATDLVIESEDSYDIYSNVTLSSDLASGHEISCLLTFSTLNISDVAFLVTQVYNEAGFTTESPTEMASTEAPENVENNSKGDICCSWLLVAMPLISSYFMYLI from the exons ATGTGGCGTTTCGGATTGATCCTTCTCCTTGTAACAG CCAGCAAGCAATTCTCATTATCAGACTTTGAGGTACCTGATTATATGAAAGCGGGCGGTGACGTGCCACTAAAATGCGGATATGAACTAAAATCAAATGAATCTGATAAAGGTTTCTTTGTAAAATGGTGGTGGAGCCCAATGAATGGCTCCAGCGAAGAAAGGAGTCTCATTTACCAAAGGATAGTTGGACATCCACCGGATGCATTACGTCACAATATTG AAATAGTGCAAGGTGACGACATTTTATTGCGAAACGTGACGGTGAAGGACTCCGGAGTATACGAATGCGAAGTTTCAAATATAGTTGACGAAGTACGGCAATATGAACCATTAATAGTTTTTA GTGAAGGAACCGGTGTGGAATTGGAATTCAGTACTGTTGAGGATGGCCCTGATACTGATGACGATGAAGACGTGTTTGTTACGTGTGAGGCACTAGGTGTGGCGCCTTATCCAGATCTGACATTCACTGTTGATGG GGAGGCAGTGAACGCCACTGATCTAGTGATTGAATCGGAAGATTCGTACGATATTTACAGCAACGTGACATTAAGTAGCGATTTGGCATCAGGTCATGAAATTTCTTGCCTCCTGACATTCTCCACTCTCAATATTTCTGACGTGGCGTTTCTCGTTACTCAAGTATACAATGAAGCAG GATTCACAACGGAGAGTCCCACTGAGATGGCTTCTACCGAGGCCCCTGAAAACGTTGAAAACAATT CGAAAGGTGACATCTGCTGCTCTTGGTTACTCGTCGCCATGCCGCTTATTTCTAGTTACTTTATGTACTTGATATaa
- the LOC123719940 gene encoding uncharacterized protein LOC123719940 isoform X4, with amino-acid sequence MWRFGLILLLVTASKQFSLSDFEVPDYMKAGGDVPLKCGYELKSNESDKGFFVKWWWSPMNGSSEERSLIYQRIVGHPPDALRHNIEIVQGDDILLRNVTVKDSGVYECEVSNIVDEVRQYEPLIVFSEGTGVELEFSTVEDGPDTDDDEDVFVTCEALGVAPYPDLTFTVDGEAVNATDLVIESEDSYDIYSNVTLSSDLASGHEISCLLTFSTLNISDVAFLVTQVYNEAAKGDICCSWLLVAMPLISSYFMYLI; translated from the exons ATGTGGCGTTTCGGATTGATCCTTCTCCTTGTAACAG CCAGCAAGCAATTCTCATTATCAGACTTTGAGGTACCTGATTATATGAAAGCGGGCGGTGACGTGCCACTAAAATGCGGATATGAACTAAAATCAAATGAATCTGATAAAGGTTTCTTTGTAAAATGGTGGTGGAGCCCAATGAATGGCTCCAGCGAAGAAAGGAGTCTCATTTACCAAAGGATAGTTGGACATCCACCGGATGCATTACGTCACAATATTG AAATAGTGCAAGGTGACGACATTTTATTGCGAAACGTGACGGTGAAGGACTCCGGAGTATACGAATGCGAAGTTTCAAATATAGTTGACGAAGTACGGCAATATGAACCATTAATAGTTTTTA GTGAAGGAACCGGTGTGGAATTGGAATTCAGTACTGTTGAGGATGGCCCTGATACTGATGACGATGAAGACGTGTTTGTTACGTGTGAGGCACTAGGTGTGGCGCCTTATCCAGATCTGACATTCACTGTTGATGG GGAGGCAGTGAACGCCACTGATCTAGTGATTGAATCGGAAGATTCGTACGATATTTACAGCAACGTGACATTAAGTAGCGATTTGGCATCAGGTCATGAAATTTCTTGCCTCCTGACATTCTCCACTCTCAATATTTCTGACGTGGCGTTTCTCGTTACTCAAGTATACAATGAAGCAG CGAAAGGTGACATCTGCTGCTCTTGGTTACTCGTCGCCATGCCGCTTATTTCTAGTTACTTTATGTACTTGATATaa
- the LOC123719940 gene encoding uncharacterized protein LOC123719940 isoform X3, with product MKAGGDVPLKCGYELKSNESDKGFFVKWWWSPMNGSSEERSLIYQRIVGHPPDALRHNIEIVQGDDILLRNVTVKDSGVYECEVSNIVDEVRQYEPLIVFSEGTGVELEFSTVEDGPDTDDDEDVFVTCEALGVAPYPDLTFTVDGEAVNATDLVIESEDSYDIYSNVTLSSDLASGHEISCLLTFSTLNISDVAFLVTQVYNEAGFTTESPTEMASTEAPENVENNYQKQYIRSQEPEHSSWILLLFQGIPSKTSFYFTNYALQSPFRNSSYRV from the exons ATGAAAGCGGGCGGTGACGTGCCACTAAAATGCGGATATGAACTAAAATCAAATGAATCTGATAAAGGTTTCTTTGTAAAATGGTGGTGGAGCCCAATGAATGGCTCCAGCGAAGAAAGGAGTCTCATTTACCAAAGGATAGTTGGACATCCACCGGATGCATTACGTCACAATATTG AAATAGTGCAAGGTGACGACATTTTATTGCGAAACGTGACGGTGAAGGACTCCGGAGTATACGAATGCGAAGTTTCAAATATAGTTGACGAAGTACGGCAATATGAACCATTAATAGTTTTTA GTGAAGGAACCGGTGTGGAATTGGAATTCAGTACTGTTGAGGATGGCCCTGATACTGATGACGATGAAGACGTGTTTGTTACGTGTGAGGCACTAGGTGTGGCGCCTTATCCAGATCTGACATTCACTGTTGATGG GGAGGCAGTGAACGCCACTGATCTAGTGATTGAATCGGAAGATTCGTACGATATTTACAGCAACGTGACATTAAGTAGCGATTTGGCATCAGGTCATGAAATTTCTTGCCTCCTGACATTCTCCACTCTCAATATTTCTGACGTGGCGTTTCTCGTTACTCAAGTATACAATGAAGCAG GATTCACAACGGAGAGTCCCACTGAGATGGCTTCTACCGAGGCCCCTGAAAACGTTGAAAACAATT accaaaaacaatatattagaaGCCAAGAACCCGAACATTCATCTtggattttattgctatttcaGGGAATTCCAAGTAAGACGTCATTTTACTTTACTAACTACGCCTTACAGTCTCCTTTTCGAAATTCGAGTTAcagagtataa
- the LOC123719940 gene encoding uncharacterized protein LOC123719940 isoform X1 — MWRFGLILLLVTASKQFSLSDFEVPDYMKAGGDVPLKCGYELKSNESDKGFFVKWWWSPMNGSSEERSLIYQRIVGHPPDALRHNIEIVQGDDILLRNVTVKDSGVYECEVSNIVDEVRQYEPLIVFSEGTGVELEFSTVEDGPDTDDDEDVFVTCEALGVAPYPDLTFTVDGEAVNATDLVIESEDSYDIYSNVTLSSDLASGHEISCLLTFSTLNISDVAFLVTQVYNEAGFTTESPTEMASTEAPENVENNYQKQYIRSQEPEHSSWILLLFQGIPSKTSFYFTNYALQSPFRNSSYRV; from the exons ATGTGGCGTTTCGGATTGATCCTTCTCCTTGTAACAG CCAGCAAGCAATTCTCATTATCAGACTTTGAGGTACCTGATTATATGAAAGCGGGCGGTGACGTGCCACTAAAATGCGGATATGAACTAAAATCAAATGAATCTGATAAAGGTTTCTTTGTAAAATGGTGGTGGAGCCCAATGAATGGCTCCAGCGAAGAAAGGAGTCTCATTTACCAAAGGATAGTTGGACATCCACCGGATGCATTACGTCACAATATTG AAATAGTGCAAGGTGACGACATTTTATTGCGAAACGTGACGGTGAAGGACTCCGGAGTATACGAATGCGAAGTTTCAAATATAGTTGACGAAGTACGGCAATATGAACCATTAATAGTTTTTA GTGAAGGAACCGGTGTGGAATTGGAATTCAGTACTGTTGAGGATGGCCCTGATACTGATGACGATGAAGACGTGTTTGTTACGTGTGAGGCACTAGGTGTGGCGCCTTATCCAGATCTGACATTCACTGTTGATGG GGAGGCAGTGAACGCCACTGATCTAGTGATTGAATCGGAAGATTCGTACGATATTTACAGCAACGTGACATTAAGTAGCGATTTGGCATCAGGTCATGAAATTTCTTGCCTCCTGACATTCTCCACTCTCAATATTTCTGACGTGGCGTTTCTCGTTACTCAAGTATACAATGAAGCAG GATTCACAACGGAGAGTCCCACTGAGATGGCTTCTACCGAGGCCCCTGAAAACGTTGAAAACAATT accaaaaacaatatattagaaGCCAAGAACCCGAACATTCATCTtggattttattgctatttcaGGGAATTCCAAGTAAGACGTCATTTTACTTTACTAACTACGCCTTACAGTCTCCTTTTCGAAATTCGAGTTAcagagtataa